The bacterium DNA segment GCCTCATCCTGCGGGTGGGCGGCCTTCATGTATTCGTGCCAGTTGAACCACTCCTCGACGAACCCCGCGTCGAACTGTCCGGTGTCGAGCAGGTAGCGCGCGATGGCGAGAAGAATCGCCCCCTCGGTGCCGCTGTAGGCGGGCAGCCAGTGATCGGCTTTCGCCGCCGTGTTTGAAAGCCGGGGGTCGATGACGATGAGCTTGGCGCCGTTCGCCAGCGCCTCGATGATCCGCTGGGCCGAGGGGTTGTAGTAGTGGCCGGTGTCGAGGTGGCTGCTGATGAGGAGGATGGCGTCGGCGTTCGTGAAGTCGGGCGAGGGCCGGTCCCCGCCGTTCCAGAGGAACTGCCCGATCCGGGCCGAGGAGCTGCACACGTTCGTGTGGCTGTTGTGGCCGTCCACCCCCCAGGCGGCCAGGGTGCGGAACATGAAGCCGTCCTCGCCCGGGCGGCCGACGTGGTAGATGATCTCGTCCCGGCGCTCCTCCTCGATGGCCTTGCGGATGCGCCCGGCGATGTCGTCGAGGGCCGCATCCCAGCTCACGCGCTCCCATTTCCCCTCGCCGCGCTCGCCCGCGCGCTTGAGGGGGTAAAGGATCCGGTCGGGATCGTAGATCTGGTTCAGCGTCACCCAGCCCTTCGCGCAGTTGCGCCCTCTGGATGCGGGATGGAGGGGGTTGCCCTCGATCTTGCGGATCTTCATGTCATCCTTGTCCACGTAGGCCAGAAGGCCGCAGCCCGCCTCGCAGTTGAAGCAGAGGGTGGGGACGAGCATGTAGTTGCGCCGCACCTTCTCGGGCCACCGCTGGCTTTCGTACTCCTGCCAGTCGTCCCACTTTTCGGGTGGAGGGTAGGCCGAGAGCGCTTCGCTCTGGTGGGTGTGGTTCTGCAGCCCGGCCGGCGCCGCGGGCGGCGCCTTGACGAGAAGGTCGGGCCGCCCCAGCTGGGCGATGTCCCGGGCGCCGCGGCCCGCCTGCAGATGTTTCGATACCATCGCTCTTTTGCTCCTAGGAAAGGGGAACGGCCTGCCCGGCCTCCACCCAGATGCGATCCCAGTAATAGGCCCCGATGACGCCGGGGATCCCCGCGAGCCAGCCCCCGCCCGCCCCGAGCCAGAGGAGAAGCAGGAGGGGAAGGGCGCACCCCAGCCCCAGCGCGCCCCACCAGAAATCCCCGCCGCTCCGCACGATCGCGACCGCCCGCTCGTGGGCGGGCGAGCCGGAGCGGTGGATCAGTGTGGCGAAGATGAGGATCAGGAAATGGAGAGCCAGCGCACCGCCGAGCACGCCACTGAGAAGACCGACGGCCGCGCTCTTTTCGGCGATGGGGAAGAGGGCGGCGAAGAAGAGGATCGCCGCCGCGCCCTTCACGGCGGATTGGGCGGCGATGTCCAGCGTGTTTTCGCTTCCCTTCCACAGATCGCGGGCCGAGGCCTGGGCGAAGAAAAAGCCGGTGTAGATCGAGGCCAGCACCCCGGAGAGGACGCCCGGCCAGAGGAGCGCGCGCATCCAGCCCGCCGCGCCGAGGAGCGCGGCCAGCACCCAGAGCGCGATGAGGATGCTGTTCACCAGGATGAAGTAGGTGCCCCACGTCATCCAGCTTTTCATGTTGGGCCG contains these protein-coding regions:
- a CDS encoding molybdopterin-dependent oxidoreductase; the encoded protein is MVSKHLQAGRGARDIAQLGRPDLLVKAPPAAPAGLQNHTHQSEALSAYPPPEKWDDWQEYESQRWPEKVRRNYMLVPTLCFNCEAGCGLLAYVDKDDMKIRKIEGNPLHPASRGRNCAKGWVTLNQIYDPDRILYPLKRAGERGEGKWERVSWDAALDDIAGRIRKAIEEERRDEIIYHVGRPGEDGFMFRTLAAWGVDGHNSHTNVCSSSARIGQFLWNGGDRPSPDFTNADAILLISSHLDTGHYYNPSAQRIIEALANGAKLIVIDPRLSNTAAKADHWLPAYSGTEGAILLAIARYLLDTGQFDAGFVEEWFNWHEYMKAAHPQDEATFENFIARLKEEYAGFTFAYAEEETGVPAAQIAEVAQVVARAGSRLCVHVWRAAATGNLHGWQIARCLHFLPALTGAVGTVGGTHLASWQKFTPAHPNPAPGPGHWNELLYPREYPLAFFEMSFLMPHLMKDKGHKVDTYFTRVYNPVWTNPDGFMWIEMLKDHAQMGCHVALTPTWNETAWFADYILPMGIAT